Proteins from one Embleya scabrispora genomic window:
- the sepH gene encoding septation protein SepH, protein MTSAGTTREVPMPELRVVAVSNDGTRLVLKAADGTEYMLPIDERLRAAVRGDRARLGQIEIEVESQLRPRDIQARIRAGATAEEVAQLAGIPVDRVRRFEGPVLAERAFMAERARKTPIRRQGETTGPLLGEIVTERLHLRGADSESVQWDSWRRDDGSWEILLLYRADGEMRSASWSFDPPRRLVTTNDDEARSLIGEHPAASETPFPFRPRLATIPRESDDDAITSLLDAVPGLRGEPAAQERQASPGPMRIDVTALAERPRVGSIERPERPERPERIERVERPERIERVERAERPERAEPIEEEETQAPAAAAGAGSAYENVLVPRGVVGPHRERLVGSTDRQAEADGVRPGRRATVPSWDEIVFGSRRKRRE, encoded by the coding sequence GTGACGTCGGCAGGCACCACCCGGGAGGTCCCCATGCCCGAACTGCGTGTCGTGGCCGTCAGCAACGACGGCACACGGTTGGTGCTGAAGGCTGCCGACGGCACTGAGTACATGTTGCCCATCGACGAGCGGCTCCGCGCCGCCGTCCGGGGCGACCGCGCCAGACTCGGTCAGATCGAGATCGAAGTCGAGAGCCAGCTGCGTCCGCGTGACATCCAGGCCCGGATAAGGGCCGGTGCCACCGCGGAGGAGGTCGCACAGCTCGCCGGCATCCCCGTGGACCGCGTACGGCGGTTCGAGGGCCCGGTGCTCGCGGAGCGTGCCTTCATGGCCGAGCGTGCCCGCAAGACCCCGATCCGCCGGCAGGGCGAGACCACCGGTCCGCTGCTCGGCGAGATCGTCACCGAGCGACTGCACCTGCGCGGCGCCGACTCCGAGTCGGTGCAGTGGGATTCGTGGCGCCGCGACGACGGCAGCTGGGAGATCCTGCTGCTGTACCGCGCCGACGGCGAGATGCGCTCGGCGAGTTGGAGCTTCGACCCGCCCCGGCGCCTGGTCACCACCAACGACGACGAGGCGCGTTCGCTGATCGGCGAACACCCGGCGGCATCCGAGACCCCGTTCCCGTTTCGCCCGCGCCTGGCCACCATCCCGCGCGAGAGCGACGACGACGCGATCACCAGCCTGCTCGACGCCGTACCCGGACTGCGCGGCGAGCCGGCCGCTCAGGAGCGACAGGCCTCCCCCGGGCCGATGCGGATCGACGTCACCGCGCTGGCCGAACGCCCGCGCGTGGGCAGCATCGAGCGTCCGGAGCGGCCCGAGCGCCCGGAGCGGATCGAACGTGTCGAGCGGCCCGAGCGGATCGAGCGCGTGGAGCGGGCGGAACGCCCCGAGCGCGCCGAGCCGATCGAGGAGGAGGAGACCCAGGCCCCCGCCGCGGCGGCGGGCGCGGGCAGCGCCTACGAGAACGTGCTGGTGCCGCGCGGTGTGGTCGGCCCGCACCGCGAGCGCCTGGTCGGCAGCACCGACCGGCAGGCCGAGGCCGACGGGGTGCGCCCCGGGCGCCGGGCGACCGTGCCCAGTTGGGACGAGATCGTCTTCGGCAGCAGGCGCAAGCGGCGCGAATAG
- a CDS encoding sulfurtransferase has product MSSLISAADLAAALDGSSPPIVLDVSWQLGGPPGIDAYRVAHVPGAHFVDLAKELSGPHTPTGAGGRHPVPEPAAFGAAMRRYGIGPETDVVVYDAGQSVAAARAWWLLRHFGHDRVRVLDGGLGAWTAANLPVTDVVPEPAEPGTFVPRPGGTTRLDADQTAAFVAGGGVLLDARAGERFRGESEPIDAKAGHIPGAISAPATEYTHADGRFREPAEMAEYFAAKGVVPGVRVAAYCGSGATAAHEVLALHVIGVPAALYAGSWSDWISDPQRPVATGE; this is encoded by the coding sequence ATGAGTTCCCTGATCAGCGCGGCCGACCTGGCCGCCGCCCTGGACGGTTCGTCGCCCCCGATCGTGCTCGACGTCTCCTGGCAACTGGGCGGCCCGCCCGGCATCGACGCCTACCGGGTCGCACACGTGCCCGGCGCGCACTTCGTCGACCTCGCGAAGGAGTTGTCGGGACCGCACACCCCGACCGGCGCCGGCGGCCGGCATCCGGTGCCCGAACCGGCCGCGTTCGGCGCGGCCATGCGGCGGTACGGGATCGGCCCGGAGACCGACGTGGTCGTCTACGACGCGGGACAGAGCGTCGCCGCGGCGCGCGCGTGGTGGTTGTTGCGCCACTTCGGTCACGACCGGGTGCGCGTGCTCGACGGCGGCCTCGGTGCCTGGACGGCGGCGAACCTGCCGGTCACCGACGTGGTGCCGGAACCCGCCGAGCCGGGCACCTTCGTACCGCGCCCCGGCGGCACGACCCGGCTCGACGCGGACCAGACCGCGGCGTTCGTGGCGGGCGGCGGCGTGCTGCTCGACGCCCGCGCCGGGGAACGTTTCCGCGGCGAGAGCGAGCCGATCGACGCCAAGGCCGGCCACATCCCCGGCGCGATCAGCGCGCCCGCGACCGAGTACACCCACGCCGACGGCCGGTTCCGCGAACCCGCCGAGATGGCGGAGTACTTCGCGGCCAAGGGCGTGGTTCCCGGCGTGCGGGTGGCCGCCTACTGCGGCTCCGGCGCGACCGCCGCGCACGAGGTGCTGGCGCTGCACGTGATCGGCGTACCCGCCGCGCTGTACGCCGGTTCGTGGAGCGACTGGATCTCCGACCCGCAACGCCCGGTGGCCACGGGCGAGTAG
- a CDS encoding VOC family protein, with translation MSVWTSRYPTGVPCWVDLAVPDVAAGLAFYRGLFGWDDEIEPAPPGGYTTCTLGGRPVAGLLDRLPERSGPIAWTTHLAADDIDAVARGIVAAGGEVSVPPTDVRTLGRTAVATDPTGAVFAVWQAREHIGAGVVDEPGAVVWNELYTPDSGRAKRFYTDVFGITFQDMSDADFDYATFHVDGVPRGGLAGVRNGPPPRWAVYFAVRDADESVARVDDLGGTVLRGPEESPYGRVAAIRDPQGALFNVIAVASNPNGPE, from the coding sequence ATGAGTGTGTGGACCTCGCGATATCCCACCGGCGTGCCGTGTTGGGTGGACCTGGCCGTGCCCGATGTCGCGGCCGGTCTGGCGTTCTATCGCGGACTGTTCGGCTGGGACGACGAGATCGAGCCGGCCCCGCCCGGCGGTTACACGACCTGCACCCTCGGCGGGCGGCCCGTCGCCGGTCTGCTCGACCGGCTGCCCGAGCGGTCGGGGCCGATCGCCTGGACCACCCACCTCGCGGCGGACGACATCGACGCGGTGGCCCGAGGGATCGTCGCCGCGGGCGGCGAGGTGTCGGTGCCGCCGACGGACGTGCGCACACTCGGCCGCACGGCGGTGGCCACCGACCCGACGGGCGCGGTGTTCGCCGTCTGGCAGGCGCGCGAACACATCGGCGCGGGGGTGGTGGACGAGCCCGGCGCGGTGGTGTGGAACGAGCTGTACACACCGGACAGCGGTCGGGCGAAGCGGTTCTACACGGATGTGTTCGGCATCACCTTCCAGGACATGTCCGACGCCGACTTCGACTACGCCACCTTCCATGTCGACGGTGTGCCGCGCGGCGGGCTCGCGGGGGTGCGCAACGGGCCGCCGCCGCGCTGGGCCGTCTACTTCGCGGTGCGCGACGCGGACGAGAGCGTCGCACGGGTCGACGACCTGGGCGGCACCGTGCTGCGCGGGCCGGAGGAGTCCCCCTACGGCCGGGTGGCCGCCATACGGGATCCGCAGGGCGCGCTGTTCAACGTGATCGCGGTGGCCTCGAATCCGAATGGTCCGGAATAG
- a CDS encoding alkaline phosphatase family protein, translating to MSTSVWLDEQPPVPLPRYGAGALCDLLPSIAASLGMAGERNILGLAPARAACVFLIDGLGWEVLRAHPVEAPYLHSLLAGSFAGTGTPLTAGFPATTATSLASFGTGLTPGVHGLVGYAVAMPGRDRLMNQLRWAGDIEPRAWQPYPSVLERAAAAGITVAQVNDAMFEHTPLTRAALAGGRYFGAEFGAPRIEAVHRQLAQPGPVLIYTYASELDRVGHGMGVDSPEWRAELRRIDGVVRAMAEGLPADSVLYVTADHGMVDVAPEQRVDVDADPGLSAGVALLGGEARARHVYTRPGAARDVYAIWDDMLGDRMWVVTRDEAIESGWFGPKVEDRVRERIGDIVAAAFGDVAVVASRREPGESRLTGVHGSMTAAEQLIPLLEVRS from the coding sequence GTGAGCACTTCCGTCTGGCTCGACGAACAACCCCCGGTCCCGTTGCCCCGCTACGGGGCCGGGGCGCTGTGCGACCTGCTGCCCTCCATAGCCGCCTCCCTCGGCATGGCGGGGGAGCGGAACATCCTCGGCCTCGCGCCCGCGCGCGCCGCGTGCGTGTTCCTGATCGACGGACTGGGGTGGGAGGTGCTGCGGGCGCATCCCGTCGAGGCGCCGTATCTGCACTCGCTCCTGGCCGGCTCGTTCGCCGGCACCGGCACACCGCTCACCGCGGGCTTCCCGGCGACCACCGCGACCAGTCTCGCGTCGTTCGGCACCGGGCTCACCCCCGGTGTGCACGGCCTGGTCGGCTACGCGGTGGCGATGCCCGGCCGGGACCGGCTGATGAACCAGCTGCGCTGGGCCGGCGACATCGAACCCCGGGCGTGGCAGCCGTATCCGAGCGTCCTCGAACGCGCCGCGGCGGCCGGGATCACCGTCGCGCAGGTCAACGACGCCATGTTCGAGCACACGCCGCTGACCAGGGCGGCGCTCGCCGGCGGTCGCTACTTCGGCGCCGAGTTCGGCGCCCCCAGGATCGAGGCCGTACACCGGCAGTTGGCGCAGCCGGGTCCGGTGCTGATCTACACGTACGCGAGTGAGCTCGACCGCGTCGGGCACGGCATGGGCGTCGATTCGCCCGAGTGGCGCGCCGAGTTGCGCCGGATCGACGGGGTGGTCCGGGCGATGGCCGAGGGGCTGCCCGCCGACTCGGTGTTGTACGTCACGGCCGACCACGGCATGGTCGACGTCGCCCCCGAGCAGCGGGTCGACGTGGACGCCGACCCCGGCCTGTCCGCCGGAGTGGCCCTGCTCGGCGGCGAGGCGCGTGCCCGGCACGTCTACACCCGGCCCGGCGCGGCCCGGGACGTGTACGCGATCTGGGACGACATGCTCGGCGATCGGATGTGGGTGGTCACCCGCGACGAGGCGATCGAGTCGGGGTGGTTCGGGCCCAAGGTCGAGGACCGGGTCCGCGAGCGCATCGGCGACATCGTCGCGGCCGCCTTCGGCGACGTCGCGGTGGTCGCCTCCCGGCGCGAGCCCGGCGAGTCGCGGCTCACCGGCGTGCACGGCTCGATGACCGCGGCCGAACAACTGATCCCGCTGCTCGAAGTGCGGAGTTAG
- a CDS encoding DUF5998 family protein, which produces MAKTTTSTQGLRTAIERSGYYPSLVADAVESTIGTEPVDAFLVHQETTFDSNEVRRHITVLVLTPGRFLVSHTDEHAPDDTSPTPYATTSTETVRIDRLESVVVSRVVGNPAEYVPGAPPREAVLTIGWGAVGRIDLEPAGCADPNCEVDHGYTGSLTADDLSLRVSEAADGPEAVERTLTFARALSEAVAGINQ; this is translated from the coding sequence ATGGCTAAGACCACCACCTCGACCCAGGGGCTGCGCACGGCCATCGAGCGCAGCGGTTACTACCCGAGCCTCGTTGCCGACGCGGTCGAGTCCACGATCGGCACCGAGCCGGTCGACGCTTTCCTGGTGCACCAGGAGACCACGTTCGATTCCAATGAGGTCCGCCGCCACATCACCGTTCTGGTGCTCACGCCAGGCCGATTCCTGGTCAGCCACACCGACGAACACGCACCCGACGACACGTCGCCCACGCCCTACGCGACCACGTCCACCGAGACCGTGCGCATCGACCGACTCGAGTCGGTCGTGGTCAGTCGGGTCGTGGGCAACCCCGCCGAATACGTGCCGGGGGCCCCGCCGCGCGAGGCCGTGCTCACCATCGGCTGGGGCGCGGTCGGCCGCATCGACCTCGAACCGGCCGGGTGCGCCGACCCGAACTGTGAGGTCGACCACGGCTACACCGGCTCGTTGACCGCCGACGACCTGTCGCTGCGGGTGAGCGAGGCCGCCGACGGCCCCGAGGCGGTGGAGCGCACGCTCACCTTCGCCCGCGCGCTGTCCGAGGCCGTGGCCGGCATCAACCAGTGA